A single Malaclemys terrapin pileata isolate rMalTer1 chromosome 3, rMalTer1.hap1, whole genome shotgun sequence DNA region contains:
- the CCSAP gene encoding centriole, cilia and spindle-associated protein, which yields MVPARPRVKSEYMKRFKEPKWESCGPCYQELLRYRLSRRLLEQAHRPWLWDGWEPDSSGSSAGSPSPPSASPPAAQQQEAAAPSAPGPGGSSRVGELGAAGKASPAEPLRAAEKETEGDNQEKVAEQTLVKETDKSTSRTGQHPNRSALSSRNDRRSAKSPQRTDAAKEHKHPFALYGWGEKHTDTGSQKTHNVCASASVQEIHESALRAKNRRQVEKRKLSQKRVHSADVDRTWRVKPSLPDNPWMTEYMRCYSARAR from the exons ATGGTGCCCGCGCGGCCCCGCGTGAAGAGCGAGTACATGAAGCGCTTCAAGGAGCCCAAGTGGGAGTCGTGCGGCCCCTGCTACCAGGAGCTGCTGCGCTACCGCCTCAGCCGCCGCCTGCTGGAGCAGGCgcaccggccctggctctgggacGGCTGGGAGCCCgacagcagcggcagcagcgccggctccccctcgccccccagcgcCAGCCCCCCGGCCGCGCAGCAGCAGGAGGCGGCAGCGCCAAGCGCGCCCGGTCCCGGCGGCAGCAGCCGCGTTGGGGAGTTGGGAGCAGCGGGGAAGGCGAGCCCGGCGGAGCCCCTGCGCGCAGCGG AGAAAGAAACAGAGGGAGACAACCAAGAAAAAGTTGCAGAACAGACATTGGTAAAAGAAACTGACAAATCAACCAGCCGTACAGGACAACATCCAAATCGAAGTGCCTTGTCCAGTCGGAACGATCGAAGATCAGCTAAAAGTCCTCAAAGGACAGATGCAGCAAAGGAGCATAAACATCCATTTGCTTTATATGGCTGGGGAGAAAAACATACAGATACAGGGAGCCAGAAAACTCACAACGTCTGTGCTTCTGCTTCAGTGCAGGAA ATTCATGAGTCTGCACTACGAGCAAAGAACAGAAGGCAAGTGGAGAAAAGGAAGTTGTCTCAAAAGCGAGTGCACTCTGCAGATGTGGATCGAACCTGGAGAGTAAAGCCTTCCCTGCCAGATAATCCCTGGATGACTGAGTACATGAGATGCTACTCAGCAAGAGCTCGGTGA